One segment of Marinobacter sediminum DNA contains the following:
- a CDS encoding acyl-CoA dehydrogenase, giving the protein MASAPWDDLLQLDRQLDETERQVRDSIRSFCDQRLMPGITEANRHEKFDRNLFNEMGELGMLGATLPEEYGGPGLNHVCYGLIAREVERVDSAYRSALSVQSSLVMHPIHAFGQEALKKRILPKLASGEMVGCFGLTEPNHGSDPAGMETRAKKVDGGYLLSGSKTWITNSPIADICVVWAKLDGKVNGFVIEREGAKGLDTPKIPGKFSLRASDTGSIFMDEVFVPDENKLEVEGLKGPFSCLNKARFGISWGSLGAAEFCWHAARNYTLERKQFGRPLAANQLIQKKLVDMQTEITLGLQAVLQLGRMMDDSTATPDAISLLKRNNCGKALDIARVARDMHGGNGIADEYHVIRHVMNLEAVNTYEGTHDVHALILGRGQTGIAAFS; this is encoded by the coding sequence ATGGCTTCTGCACCCTGGGATGACCTGCTGCAATTAGACAGACAACTGGATGAGACCGAGCGCCAGGTTCGCGACAGCATTCGCAGCTTCTGTGATCAGCGACTGATGCCGGGCATCACCGAGGCCAACCGCCATGAAAAGTTTGACCGCAACCTCTTTAACGAGATGGGCGAACTGGGCATGTTGGGCGCCACCCTGCCAGAGGAATACGGTGGCCCCGGCCTGAACCACGTTTGTTACGGTCTGATCGCCCGTGAAGTGGAGCGGGTAGATTCCGCCTATCGCTCAGCGCTGAGCGTGCAATCGTCGCTGGTGATGCACCCCATCCATGCCTTTGGCCAGGAGGCCCTGAAAAAGCGCATTCTGCCCAAGCTGGCCTCTGGTGAAATGGTCGGCTGCTTTGGCCTGACCGAGCCCAACCACGGCTCTGATCCGGCGGGCATGGAAACCCGCGCCAAGAAAGTTGACGGTGGCTACCTGCTGAGCGGCTCCAAGACCTGGATAACCAACTCTCCGATCGCGGATATCTGCGTGGTCTGGGCCAAGCTGGACGGCAAGGTCAACGGCTTTGTGATTGAGCGTGAGGGCGCCAAGGGGCTGGACACTCCCAAGATTCCGGGCAAGTTCTCCCTGCGTGCATCCGACACCGGCTCCATCTTTATGGATGAGGTATTCGTACCGGACGAAAACAAACTCGAGGTAGAAGGTTTGAAGGGACCGTTCAGCTGTCTCAACAAAGCCCGGTTTGGCATTAGCTGGGGCTCCCTCGGTGCTGCGGAATTCTGCTGGCACGCGGCCCGCAACTACACCCTGGAGCGCAAGCAGTTCGGCAGACCCCTGGCTGCCAACCAGTTGATCCAGAAAAAACTGGTGGACATGCAGACCGAGATCACCCTCGGGCTGCAAGCGGTATTGCAGTTGGGCCGTATGATGGATGACAGCACGGCAACACCGGATGCCATTTCACTGCTCAAGCGAAACAACTGCGGCAAGGCACTGGATATCGCCCGGGTTGCCCGCGACATGCATGGCGGCAACGGCATTGCGGACGAATATCATGTAATCCGGCACGTCATGAACCTGGAGGCCGTGAATACCTACGAAGGCACCCACGATGTTCATGCCCTGATCCTGGGTCGTGGTCAGACCGGCATCGCCGCTTTCAGCTGA
- a CDS encoding DUF1302 domain-containing protein translates to MTTRNSTLSRLARPALALQLACLSTSALAFDFDVYEIDASFSTTLTAGIAYRLEDQDKDLISQGNLGQEFAFSDTGASSNNFDDGNLNFEKGEPYSQILRGRSELFLDYAPDSDTLTRVGALVRGSYYYDYELKDNPRAVDPVGQRRELNEEARDNAAGADLLDAYVFTDWYFGDTPVSIRYGRQVANWGESTFILGGINAVNPIDVPAFRAPGAELKDVLLPVEMLYTSVGITPEVTIEAFVQTDWQPFRIDDCGTFFSSADVAADGCGPVLLAGQVPDSQALAEGFVSPRLGDREPGDKDQFGVAARWFVTDLDAELGLFYTRYHSRLPYISGVVNNPESPEANQFNDPSKPFSRFPSYFIEYPKGIDLLGMSINTTLPTGTSLGAEYSFRPNMPIQWNTFELIYGGLQQRGPDGQVVSKLEQRERARGGNYAGDAVDGYDRFKVSQAQATAIHFIDRVMGAARFIIVGEIGATYIHELPGKSEARYGRSGIYGVGPVPLDGANFTGDYCSQGTDDNPRLNINASNCRGDGFTTSFSWGYRTLFVWDYPDAVAGVNLRPKLFWTHDVKGYAPDPGGNFKEGNKSLGLGLEATYQNAYKANISYTNYFGGDYNVTNDRDFIAASISYSF, encoded by the coding sequence ATGACAACAAGAAACTCCACATTGTCCAGGCTGGCTCGCCCGGCACTGGCGTTGCAACTGGCCTGCCTTTCCACGTCGGCTTTGGCTTTTGACTTCGACGTCTACGAGATTGATGCCTCATTCAGCACTACCCTGACTGCCGGCATCGCCTACCGCCTCGAAGACCAGGACAAGGACCTGATCTCACAGGGTAACCTGGGTCAGGAGTTTGCATTCAGTGACACGGGGGCATCCTCTAATAACTTCGATGACGGCAACCTGAATTTTGAGAAGGGTGAGCCGTACTCCCAGATCCTTCGCGGTCGCAGTGAACTGTTCCTGGATTATGCGCCGGACAGTGACACCCTGACCCGCGTTGGTGCTCTGGTGCGCGGCAGTTATTACTATGACTACGAGCTCAAGGATAATCCCCGGGCTGTGGATCCAGTGGGCCAGCGCCGTGAGCTGAATGAGGAGGCCAGGGACAATGCGGCGGGAGCAGACCTGCTTGACGCCTACGTTTTCACCGACTGGTATTTTGGCGATACCCCGGTGTCCATTCGTTATGGTCGTCAGGTAGCCAACTGGGGCGAAAGCACCTTTATTCTTGGCGGCATCAACGCGGTGAATCCGATTGACGTTCCGGCCTTCCGGGCTCCGGGTGCGGAACTGAAGGACGTACTTCTGCCGGTCGAGATGCTGTACACCTCGGTTGGCATTACGCCGGAAGTGACTATCGAAGCCTTTGTCCAAACCGACTGGCAGCCATTCCGGATCGATGATTGTGGCACGTTCTTCTCTTCGGCCGATGTTGCCGCCGATGGTTGCGGACCGGTTCTGCTCGCCGGCCAGGTCCCGGACTCCCAGGCGCTGGCCGAGGGATTTGTCTCTCCCCGACTGGGTGACAGGGAACCCGGTGACAAGGATCAGTTCGGCGTTGCCGCCCGCTGGTTTGTGACCGACCTGGATGCCGAACTCGGTCTGTTTTACACCCGTTATCACAGCCGCTTGCCCTACATCAGTGGCGTGGTTAATAACCCGGAGTCGCCAGAGGCAAACCAGTTCAACGACCCGAGCAAGCCATTTTCCCGCTTCCCGAGTTATTTCATCGAGTACCCCAAGGGCATCGACCTTTTAGGTATGAGTATCAACACCACACTGCCCACCGGCACCTCACTGGGCGCGGAATACAGCTTTCGCCCGAACATGCCGATCCAGTGGAACACGTTTGAGCTGATCTATGGGGGGCTTCAGCAGCGCGGCCCGGACGGCCAGGTGGTCAGCAAACTGGAACAGCGCGAGCGGGCCAGGGGCGGTAACTATGCAGGCGACGCTGTGGATGGTTATGACCGCTTCAAGGTCTCCCAGGCCCAGGCGACCGCAATTCACTTTATTGACCGCGTGATGGGCGCAGCCCGCTTCATCATCGTTGGCGAGATCGGTGCGACCTACATTCACGAATTGCCCGGCAAGTCTGAGGCTCGTTACGGCCGCTCCGGTATCTACGGTGTTGGCCCGGTTCCGCTGGATGGCGCAAATTTCACCGGCGATTACTGCAGCCAGGGCACTGACGACAATCCGCGCCTCAACATTAACGCCAGCAACTGCCGCGGTGACGGCTTCACCACGTCTTTCTCCTGGGGCTATCGGACCCTGTTTGTCTGGGACTATCCCGATGCAGTGGCGGGCGTGAATCTGCGACCAAAACTGTTCTGGACCCACGATGTGAAAGGGTATGCGCCGGATCCCGGTGGCAACTTTAAAGAAGGCAACAAGTCCTTGGGACTGGGCCTCGAAGCTACGTACCAGAACGCCTACAAGGCGAACATCAGTTACACCAATTACTTCGGCGGCGATTACAACGTTACCAATGACCGGGACTTTATCGCCGCCTCCATTTCCTATTCCTTTTAA
- a CDS encoding anti-sigma factor — MKSNNVAANEVNAMNCSEFKNNVDALAADEITEATLSQMRGHAASCDSCAEALSTATFIARQIADDRTPEPDFDFEARILDQAMGKTHTGRQRRWGTPVWGSAVAAALVIGVFIGAQFTQTSQTGTEFAGEAEPLALEASDSAQQTVRLAFTSTEALKDVTLTLELPPNMELTPFPGRQRVSWKVNLKPGDNLLALPVNILFPGEGTLVAHLGEGKKRKTFRTDIGKQTEPSS, encoded by the coding sequence TTGAAGAGCAACAACGTGGCTGCCAATGAGGTGAATGCAATGAACTGCAGTGAATTCAAAAACAATGTGGATGCCTTGGCGGCCGATGAAATTACTGAGGCCACCCTGAGCCAGATGCGCGGGCACGCCGCATCCTGTGATTCCTGCGCCGAGGCCCTTTCGACAGCGACTTTTATTGCCCGGCAGATTGCCGACGACCGCACTCCCGAACCCGATTTTGATTTTGAGGCCCGGATTCTTGACCAGGCCATGGGCAAGACTCACACCGGCCGGCAGCGTCGCTGGGGCACGCCTGTCTGGGGTAGCGCGGTGGCCGCAGCGCTGGTGATCGGCGTGTTCATTGGCGCCCAGTTCACCCAGACATCGCAAACCGGCACAGAGTTCGCCGGAGAGGCAGAGCCTTTAGCGCTGGAAGCCTCGGACTCAGCCCAACAGACGGTTCGGCTTGCGTTCACGTCAACCGAAGCACTGAAGGACGTGACCCTGACCCTGGAACTGCCACCCAACATGGAGCTGACACCGTTTCCCGGACGACAGCGGGTTAGCTGGAAGGTGAACCTGAAGCCCGGTGACAACCTGCTGGCACTGCCGGTGAACATACTATTCCCGGGTGAGGGTACGCTGGTCGCGCATCTTGGCGAGGGCAAAAAACGCAAAACCTTCCGAACGGATATTGGCAAGCAAACGGAACCATCGTCATGA
- a CDS encoding 2-hydroxyacid dehydrogenase: MKVVFVAQDPKPERWTAPIQKLLPGAEVHAWNPDGTAIDADYAIVWQPPAELFEREQKLKAIFNLGAGIDGLLTVPNLPPNLTIVRLEDAGMSVQMAEYVLHQLVEASREMEIYREQQRAGTWKIHRPIKRTDWPVGIMGLGQIGKRVARTLADLDYQVFGWARSEHQLDNITTFAGRQNLPDFLKHTRVLVNTLPLTDETRNIIDYDVLAQLQPGAVVINVGRGEHLVDEDLLKALDDGLVARASLDVFRKEPLPSDHPFWTRKDITITPHISARTLREETLEQITGKIRDHANGRPITGIVDTSRGY, encoded by the coding sequence ATGAAGGTCGTTTTTGTTGCTCAGGACCCGAAACCAGAACGCTGGACCGCGCCAATCCAGAAACTACTGCCGGGAGCGGAAGTGCACGCCTGGAATCCGGACGGCACTGCAATCGATGCCGACTACGCTATTGTCTGGCAGCCCCCGGCGGAACTCTTTGAGCGGGAGCAAAAGTTGAAGGCGATCTTTAACCTCGGGGCCGGGATTGACGGGCTTCTGACTGTCCCCAACCTTCCGCCCAACCTGACCATCGTGCGCCTTGAAGACGCTGGCATGTCAGTCCAGATGGCAGAGTACGTCCTGCATCAGCTCGTGGAAGCGAGCCGGGAAATGGAAATTTACCGGGAGCAACAGCGTGCAGGCACATGGAAAATTCACCGCCCGATCAAGCGCACGGACTGGCCCGTGGGCATTATGGGACTCGGCCAGATAGGCAAGCGGGTTGCCCGGACACTGGCAGATCTCGATTACCAGGTCTTCGGGTGGGCGCGTAGCGAACACCAGCTGGACAACATCACCACCTTTGCCGGCCGGCAAAATCTGCCGGATTTCCTGAAGCACACCCGCGTACTGGTGAACACCCTGCCGCTCACGGACGAGACCCGGAATATCATCGACTATGACGTACTTGCTCAGCTGCAGCCTGGCGCTGTCGTCATTAACGTGGGCCGTGGTGAGCATCTGGTGGACGAGGATTTGCTGAAGGCGCTGGATGACGGCCTGGTTGCCAGAGCGTCACTGGACGTCTTCCGTAAGGAGCCACTGCCATCGGACCATCCATTCTGGACCCGCAAAGACATCACCATCACACCGCATATTTCTGCCCGCACTCTGCGGGAGGAGACTCTCGAACAGATTACCGGGAAGATCCGGGATCACGCCAATGGCAGACCAATTACCGGCATTGTTGATACCTCCAGAGGCTATTGA
- a CDS encoding tetratricopeptide repeat protein, protein MARGKVRLFHRLITILLVCLCVQFANAGQASASSSPKQKFRAGIEAFQNNNLERARELLEAAAESMESRALTYNLGVLYFKMKDYSSAKGMFQQLLSSPQRALAFYNLGLIALAQDQTEKARGAFREAALASREDNLSKLARGQLAKLGAPPAPDRWQALLSLSAGYDDNIALFPDSVASSLGGAFLESVNALSGYPFRSGDQAIKTDLQLYGREYKKQDDFNTHLVRLNVAGVHSPGSYRLSLGLGGDQLWQGGQSREQRARVSSTFQKSDCAFSTENAYCFVSLDAEQVAAADRYRAYDGQHYRLTTRYKARLDSWRASLKYRLDYDDRRNIDTGTEYFSVSPLGQTLAVRAGYAVTASLELGTSASYRFNYYRTPHRLEVPEGLWIVRREDNRLTFSIDGEYRTNNTVSVLLHMQLVQNNSNIARYDYNRRTATLGVAVRL, encoded by the coding sequence GTGGCTCGAGGAAAAGTGCGTTTGTTCCACCGACTGATCACGATCCTGCTGGTTTGCCTCTGCGTTCAGTTCGCCAACGCGGGTCAGGCCAGCGCTTCGTCATCGCCGAAGCAGAAATTCAGGGCTGGTATCGAAGCCTTCCAGAACAACAACCTGGAGCGCGCCCGTGAGTTACTGGAGGCCGCCGCCGAGAGCATGGAGTCGCGGGCACTTACCTATAACCTCGGTGTCCTCTACTTCAAGATGAAGGACTACAGCAGCGCCAAGGGCATGTTTCAGCAGTTGCTTTCCTCACCCCAACGGGCGCTGGCGTTTTACAACCTTGGGCTGATTGCGCTGGCCCAGGATCAGACCGAAAAAGCTCGTGGGGCATTTCGCGAAGCGGCGCTGGCAAGCCGTGAGGACAACCTGTCCAAGTTGGCCCGAGGCCAGCTTGCCAAGCTGGGTGCGCCACCGGCACCCGACCGATGGCAAGCCCTGCTCTCGCTGTCGGCGGGATACGACGACAACATTGCCCTTTTCCCTGACAGCGTTGCCAGCTCCCTGGGCGGCGCTTTTCTCGAGTCGGTCAACGCACTCTCCGGCTACCCGTTTCGCTCCGGTGACCAGGCCATCAAAACGGATCTGCAACTTTATGGCCGTGAGTATAAAAAGCAGGATGACTTCAACACCCACCTGGTCCGCCTTAACGTTGCCGGCGTCCATTCCCCCGGCAGCTATCGGCTGAGTCTCGGGCTGGGTGGCGACCAGCTCTGGCAGGGCGGGCAGTCTCGGGAACAACGCGCACGCGTCAGTTCCACTTTCCAGAAATCAGATTGCGCCTTCAGCACCGAAAACGCCTACTGTTTCGTCTCTCTCGATGCAGAACAGGTGGCCGCCGCGGACCGTTACCGGGCCTATGACGGCCAGCACTACCGGCTGACCACCCGCTATAAGGCGCGACTGGATTCATGGCGGGCAAGCCTGAAATACCGGCTGGACTATGACGATCGCCGGAATATCGATACCGGCACTGAGTATTTCAGCGTTTCTCCGCTCGGCCAGACCCTGGCAGTGAGAGCCGGATACGCCGTTACCGCCTCCCTGGAACTCGGCACATCTGCCAGTTACCGCTTCAATTATTACCGAACCCCCCATCGACTGGAGGTTCCGGAGGGCCTATGGATTGTCCGCCGGGAAGATAACCGGCTGACTTTCTCGATTGATGGCGAGTACCGGACAAACAACACCGTTTCAGTGCTGCTGCACATGCAGCTGGTTCAAAACAACAGCAATATTGCTCGCTACGACTACAATCGGCGAACGGCCACGCTGGGCGTAGCCGT
- a CDS encoding IclR family transcriptional regulator translates to MAASGDGEPVKPEKDRKFVEALSRGLDVLRAFSQGSVILGNQDIARITGLPKPTVSRMTYTLTKLGYLSYNTQLEKYQLSSGVLALGYAYVSNLKVRQLAKPYMDEFARQTNMSVGLTCRDRLHMIYVENRLPPEASLLRMDIGLKLPMATTSAGRAYYCAIAEKGRKVIEDAMAVKYGPEGWPEKKEGLERAKEDYDKYGFCLSLGDWDRNINSAGVPIHLQDGTIMALTCAAPSYLVPGEKLRESIAHQLAMLASDIESLGV, encoded by the coding sequence ATGGCTGCGTCCGGTGACGGCGAACCGGTGAAGCCGGAGAAAGATCGCAAGTTTGTTGAAGCACTTTCCCGGGGCCTCGATGTCCTCCGTGCCTTCAGTCAGGGGTCGGTGATCCTGGGTAATCAGGATATTGCCCGGATTACCGGTCTGCCTAAGCCGACGGTCTCACGGATGACCTATACGCTGACCAAGCTGGGCTATCTCAGCTACAACACCCAGCTCGAAAAGTACCAGCTGAGTTCCGGTGTGTTGGCTCTGGGTTATGCGTACGTCTCCAATCTCAAGGTGCGGCAGCTGGCCAAACCCTACATGGACGAGTTTGCACGCCAGACCAACATGTCCGTCGGGCTGACCTGTCGGGACCGTCTGCACATGATTTACGTGGAGAATCGCCTGCCGCCGGAAGCTTCCCTGCTGCGCATGGATATTGGCCTCAAACTGCCCATGGCGACAACCTCTGCGGGTCGCGCCTATTACTGCGCGATTGCCGAGAAGGGGCGTAAGGTTATTGAAGATGCCATGGCCGTGAAATATGGTCCGGAAGGCTGGCCTGAGAAAAAAGAAGGCCTTGAGCGTGCCAAGGAAGATTACGATAAGTACGGCTTCTGCCTTTCCCTGGGCGATTGGGATCGTAATATCAATTCTGCGGGCGTGCCTATTCACCTGCAGGACGGCACCATCATGGCGCTGACCTGTGCCGCGCCTTCCTACCTGGTGCCTGGTGAAAAGCTGCGGGAATCCATCGCCCACCAGCTGGCGATGCTGGCAAGTGACATTGAATCCCTGGGGGTCTGA
- a CDS encoding DUF1329 domain-containing protein produces MRNLMYGAVASALLASGSAVAAVSPQEAAKLGDTLTPMGAEKAGNGDAIPAWDGGLAEAPAGYQGDGRYVDPFSGDQELFRIDQSNLEQYADNLSPGQVAMIRSHDDYFLPVYQTRRTATYPEAVQQQTMENATRVELVESGNGLKNYQTATPFPIPENGLEAIFNHITRYRGGSFTRNVAQVTPQPNGDFSPVKFTESFTERVALKDYDPADDPNVMFYFKQAITAPSRLAGNVLLVHETINQVKEPRRAWLYNSGQRRVRRAPNVAYDGPGTASDGQRTSDNLDLYNGAPDRYNWELVGKKEMYIPYNSYRLASGELSYDDIIKPGHIDQELARYELHRVWHVRATLKDEERHVYEVRDFYLDEDTWQIALVDHYDGRGNLWRVAEAHAMQIYDANIPAYAFETLYDLLSDRYLVMGMTNEEDTPYEYGTERSSREYTPSALRRAGVR; encoded by the coding sequence ATGAGAAACCTTATGTATGGCGCTGTGGCCAGTGCCTTGTTGGCCTCCGGGTCTGCGGTTGCCGCGGTATCGCCGCAAGAAGCGGCCAAACTGGGCGACACCCTGACCCCGATGGGCGCGGAAAAGGCTGGCAACGGCGATGCCATTCCGGCCTGGGACGGCGGTCTGGCTGAAGCCCCGGCCGGTTATCAGGGTGACGGTCGTTATGTCGATCCGTTCTCCGGTGATCAGGAGCTTTTCCGCATTGATCAGAGCAATCTGGAACAGTACGCCGATAATCTGAGTCCTGGCCAGGTTGCTATGATCAGGTCCCACGATGATTACTTCCTCCCCGTCTACCAGACCCGCCGGACTGCGACCTATCCGGAAGCGGTGCAACAGCAGACCATGGAAAATGCCACCAGGGTGGAACTGGTTGAAAGTGGCAACGGTCTGAAGAACTATCAGACCGCAACGCCATTCCCGATACCCGAGAACGGCCTGGAGGCGATCTTCAACCACATTACCCGTTACCGGGGTGGCTCGTTTACACGCAACGTGGCGCAGGTGACTCCGCAACCCAACGGTGATTTCAGCCCGGTGAAGTTCACCGAGTCGTTCACCGAGCGCGTTGCACTGAAGGACTACGATCCTGCCGACGACCCGAATGTGATGTTCTATTTCAAGCAGGCGATTACCGCGCCTTCGCGACTGGCCGGGAACGTCCTGCTGGTGCACGAGACCATCAACCAGGTGAAAGAGCCGCGCCGGGCGTGGCTTTATAATTCCGGCCAGCGTCGGGTTCGCCGGGCACCGAATGTTGCTTATGATGGCCCGGGTACCGCCTCAGACGGCCAGCGCACCTCGGACAACCTGGATCTCTATAACGGCGCCCCCGACAGGTACAACTGGGAGCTGGTCGGCAAGAAAGAAATGTACATCCCGTATAACTCGTACCGTCTCGCCAGTGGCGAGCTGTCATACGACGACATCATCAAGCCCGGGCACATAGACCAGGAGCTGGCGCGTTACGAACTGCACCGGGTCTGGCATGTCAGGGCGACCCTCAAGGATGAAGAGCGCCATGTGTACGAAGTGCGGGATTTCTACCTGGATGAGGACACCTGGCAGATCGCACTGGTGGATCATTACGATGGCCGGGGCAACCTGTGGCGGGTTGCAGAAGCTCATGCCATGCAGATCTACGACGCCAACATCCCCGCCTACGCCTTCGAAACCCTCTATGACCTGCTGTCAGATCGCTATCTGGTAATGGGTATGACCAATGAGGAGGACACACCCTACGAGTATGGCACCGAGCGGAGTTCACGGGAGTACACGCCCTCAGCACTTCGCAGGGCCGGTGTTCGCTAA
- a CDS encoding 3-hydroxyacyl-CoA dehydrogenase NAD-binding domain-containing protein, translating to MSEVVTYNREDNIGVITVDYPPVNALSHAVRSGLVAALEQGRQDPDAKVLLLVCEGRTFIAGADIREFGKPMQEPGLSAVVAEFENSDKPVVAAIHGTALGGGLETALGCHYRVALSSAKVGLPEVKLGLLPGAGGTQRLPRLTGAQKALEMITSGEFVDARDALALGIVDVVEEGSDVRAAGLGFARKIADEGKPVRRVRDLTDKIEADKGSDVFEQFRAGLEKKARGLFSPFKCVDAVEAAFNLPFDAGMKRERELFMECMDSPQRGGLIHSFFAEREVSKVKGLSKDTPVRDVTSVGIIGAGTMGGGIAMNFANAGIAVTIVEVKQEALDKGLGIIRKNYENSAKKGRITQQQVEDRMALINGSLTYDDFRDADLVIEAVFENMAIKKEIFAKLDSVCKPGAILASNTSTLDIDEIASATKRPEDVVGMHFFSPANVMKLLENVRGSKTSDEVKATVMAVAKKIRKVGVLVGNCHGFVGNRMLHKRGAEAMSLVNEGATPQQVDKVLTDLGYPMGQFAMSDLAGIDVGYRIREERRNAGEDVAPSWMDKLAEQNRLGQKTMAGVYKYEEGSRKPIPDPEVDQLIADFRKEQGITSRAVTDQEILERCMYVMINEGAKILEEGIADRSLDIDIVWIYGYGFPAYRGGPMFWADQIGLDTILNAVEKYYDDTGSEQWKPSALLKRLVSEGKTFGEL from the coding sequence ATGTCTGAGGTCGTAACTTACAACCGGGAAGACAACATTGGCGTGATCACCGTGGATTATCCGCCGGTCAACGCCCTCAGTCATGCCGTTCGTTCTGGTCTGGTGGCTGCGCTCGAGCAAGGCCGGCAGGACCCGGACGCCAAAGTCCTGTTGCTGGTTTGCGAAGGCCGTACCTTTATTGCTGGCGCTGACATTCGCGAATTTGGCAAGCCGATGCAGGAGCCGGGGCTTTCTGCTGTTGTTGCGGAATTTGAAAACAGTGACAAGCCCGTTGTTGCCGCCATTCACGGCACCGCGCTTGGTGGCGGTCTGGAAACTGCGCTTGGCTGTCATTACCGGGTTGCACTGAGCAGTGCGAAAGTTGGTCTTCCGGAAGTGAAGCTTGGCCTGCTGCCCGGTGCTGGCGGAACTCAGCGGCTGCCGCGACTCACCGGCGCCCAGAAAGCCCTGGAAATGATTACCTCCGGTGAGTTTGTCGATGCCAGAGACGCGCTCGCGCTTGGCATCGTGGATGTGGTCGAAGAGGGCAGTGATGTTCGTGCCGCTGGCCTGGGTTTCGCTCGGAAAATTGCTGATGAAGGCAAACCGGTGCGCCGGGTGCGGGATCTTACCGACAAGATTGAAGCCGATAAGGGTAGCGATGTATTCGAGCAGTTCCGTGCCGGTCTGGAGAAGAAGGCCCGCGGCCTGTTTTCCCCGTTCAAATGCGTGGACGCGGTCGAGGCTGCGTTTAATCTGCCGTTTGATGCCGGCATGAAGCGTGAGCGCGAACTGTTTATGGAATGTATGGACTCGCCGCAACGCGGAGGCCTGATCCATTCCTTCTTTGCCGAACGTGAAGTCTCGAAGGTCAAGGGACTGTCCAAAGACACGCCGGTCCGTGATGTCACCAGTGTGGGCATCATTGGCGCCGGTACCATGGGCGGCGGCATTGCCATGAACTTTGCCAATGCCGGTATCGCAGTCACTATCGTTGAAGTGAAACAGGAAGCCCTGGACAAGGGGCTCGGCATTATCCGCAAGAACTACGAAAACTCGGCGAAGAAAGGTCGTATCACCCAGCAGCAGGTGGAAGATCGTATGGCGCTGATCAACGGCAGCCTGACTTACGATGATTTCCGGGATGCTGATCTGGTAATCGAGGCGGTGTTCGAGAACATGGCCATCAAAAAGGAGATCTTCGCCAAGCTTGATAGTGTGTGTAAGCCGGGTGCCATTCTGGCCTCCAACACCTCAACGCTGGATATCGATGAAATCGCTTCAGCCACAAAACGCCCCGAAGACGTAGTGGGCATGCACTTCTTCAGTCCGGCTAACGTGATGAAGTTGCTGGAAAATGTTCGTGGCAGCAAAACCTCTGACGAAGTTAAGGCCACCGTTATGGCGGTTGCCAAGAAGATTCGGAAAGTCGGTGTGCTGGTTGGCAACTGCCACGGCTTTGTGGGCAACCGTATGCTGCACAAGCGTGGTGCCGAAGCCATGTCTCTGGTTAACGAAGGTGCGACTCCGCAGCAGGTGGACAAGGTACTGACCGACCTGGGTTACCCGATGGGGCAGTTTGCCATGTCGGATCTTGCCGGTATTGATGTTGGCTACCGTATTCGTGAAGAGCGCCGGAATGCCGGAGAAGATGTAGCGCCAAGCTGGATGGACAAGCTGGCAGAGCAGAATCGCCTGGGCCAGAAGACGATGGCGGGTGTCTACAAGTATGAGGAAGGCAGTCGCAAGCCGATTCCGGATCCCGAAGTGGACCAGCTGATTGCAGACTTCCGCAAGGAACAGGGCATTACCTCGCGTGCGGTTACCGATCAGGAAATCCTGGAGCGCTGCATGTATGTGATGATTAACGAAGGCGCCAAGATTCTGGAAGAGGGCATTGCCGATCGTTCCCTGGATATCGACATTGTCTGGATCTACGGCTATGGCTTCCCCGCTTACCGTGGTGGTCCCATGTTCTGGGCGGACCAGATCGGTCTCGACACCATCCTGAATGCCGTGGAGAAGTACTACGACGATACCGGTAGCGAGCAGTGGAAGCCTTCGGCCCTTTTGAAGAGGCTGGTTTCAGAGGGCAAGACCTTCGGCGAGCTCTGA
- a CDS encoding RNA polymerase sigma factor, with translation MALLPFRQSKSKRFERLVYPHLRPLHTFAYRLTGSQHDAEDLVQDVVTKLFPKVDELERVDELRPWLHRVLYRQFVDNVRKRPAGRETSASALDRPDQQTSFLETLPGPELDPMTHTDNHRRSAILRRLVGELQPDQRTLLLLHDSEGWRQEDISEVLDVPLGTIKSRLHRVRALLRTKLQEEMEPFEEQQRGCQ, from the coding sequence TTGGCCTTGCTTCCGTTTCGCCAGTCCAAGTCAAAACGTTTTGAACGCCTGGTCTATCCGCATCTGAGACCACTGCATACCTTTGCCTACCGGTTGACCGGCAGCCAGCACGATGCCGAGGACCTGGTTCAGGATGTGGTGACAAAGCTGTTCCCGAAAGTGGACGAACTGGAGCGTGTTGACGAACTTCGCCCCTGGTTGCACCGGGTTCTGTATCGACAGTTTGTGGACAATGTGCGCAAGCGCCCAGCTGGCCGCGAAACCAGCGCCAGTGCACTGGACCGGCCGGATCAGCAGACCTCATTTCTGGAAACCCTGCCCGGGCCTGAACTTGACCCCATGACCCATACTGACAACCACAGGCGAAGTGCGATCCTGCGTCGGCTGGTCGGCGAACTGCAGCCTGACCAGAGAACCCTGTTGCTACTGCACGACTCCGAGGGCTGGCGCCAGGAGGACATTTCCGAGGTTCTGGATGTGCCGTTAGGCACCATAAAATCCAGACTGCACCGGGTGCGTGCCCTGCTCCGGACAAAATTGCAGGAGGAAATGGAACCTTTTGAAGAGCAACAACGTGGCTGCCAATGA